The genomic interval CGTTGCTCAAAAAGATAAAAAAATATCAATTATTACTATTGATGTTGCTTCAAAAAGTGAACTTTTTGCTAAATATTTTTGTGAAGCTTTAGCGAAAGAAGTTTCTGATTTTTATGTTGATACTAAAAGTAAAAAGGCAAGAATGAATATGTCTATTTTGCAACGTCAGACAGATTCTATCCGTGGAGAATTAAATGGAGCCATTACTGGGGTTGCACTTGCCAATGATAATACATTTAATTTAAATCCAGCTCTAAATGTTCGGCGCGCTCCTTCTGCTAGAAGACAGGTTGATGTTCAGGCCAATACAGCAATATTAACAGAATTAGTAAAACAATCAGAACTAGCTAAAGTTACTTTGCGTAAAGAAACACCATTAATTCAAGTTATTGACAGACCTATTTTACCATTGCATAAAGAACAGTTGGGTAAAATAAAAGGTTTAGTCATAGGTGGATTTTTAGCAGTTTTTTTTACTGCTTTTTGGTTGGTAGTAAGAAGAATATTAAAGAAAGTAGGCTATTAAGAAACTAATTAAAAGACAATATATATGTTTAAAGATAAAATTTTATTAATAACAGGAGGTACCGGTTCTTTTGGAAACGCTATGTTAAAAGGTTTTTTGAATTCAGATTTGAAAGAAATTAGGATTTTTTCGCGTGATGAAAAAAAACAAGAAGATATGCGGATTCATTACAAGAATGACAAGCTAAATTTTGTCATTGGTGATATTAGAGACTTTAATAGTATCAATGCAGCTATGAATGGAGTAAATTTTGTTTTCCATGCTGCAGCATTAAAACAAGTACCTTCTTGTGAATTTTATCCAATGCAGGCAGTTCAAACTAATATAATTGGAGCTGAAAATGTGTTAGAAGCAGCAGCTCGAAATAATGTTGAGAGAGTAGTGGTACTAAGTACGGACAAGGCAGTTTATCCTATTAACGCTATGGGAATTTCCAAGGCTTTTATGGAAAAATTGGCGGTTTCTAAAGCAAGAGATTTAAGAGTTAAAAATATAGATGCAATATATACAGCAACCCGTTATGGTAATGTAATGTGTTCTCGAGGCTCAATAATACCTTTATTTGTGAAACAAATAAAAGAAGGCAAACCGTTAACGATTACAAATCCAAAAATGACAAGATTTATGATGTCGTTGAACGATTCTGTAGATTTAGTTATGTTTGCTTTTTTGAAGGGAAATCCAGGAGATATTTTTGTACAAAAATCACCAGCTTCAACAATTGAAGATTTAGCTCAGGCTTTGAAAGAATTATTTAATGCAAACAATGAGATTAAAATTATAGGAGAACGCCATTCCGAAAAAATGTATGAGACTTTATGTGCCAAAGAAGAAATGGCAAAAGCTGAGGATTTAGGGAATTTTTATAGGATTCCTGCAGATTTCAGAGATTTGAATTATACAAAGTATGTGCAAGAAGATGGACCAAAGTTAGTCAGTACAGAATATAACTCAGATAATACAACAAGACTAAGTGTAGAAGAACTGAAGAAATTGCTTCTTACACTAGATTATGTTCAAGATGAATTAGCCTCTCACAATCAATAATTTTATATTTATGCTACCATTAGTAAAGACAAGTATACCAGATCGTGAAATTTTAATGCCGAGACTTGAAGAAGTTTTATATAGCGGTTATGTAGCTCAGGGGGATGTAGTAGAGGAATTTGAAAGAAAGTTTGAAGAATATATTGGAGGAGGTAACACACTTTCATTAAATTCAGGAACAGCAGCATTGCATATAGCTTTGATTTTAGCAGGAGTACAAGAGGGAGACGAAGTAATAAGTACTGCTTTAACAGCTGAACCAACCAATGTGGCGATAAAAATGGTAGGAGCCAAAGTAAGATGGGCAGACGTAGATTATAGTACTGGAAATATTTCTGCAGATTCAATTGAAAAAGTAATCAGCTCAAAAACAAAGGCAATTATTGTAGTCGACTACGCGGGAATTCCTGTTGATGTAAAACGAATTCAAGAGTTGTCTGAAAAATATAAAATTCCTGTAATAGAAGATGCAGCTCATGCTCTTGGGGCAAAATACAATAACAAAAAAACAGGAAATCATTTTCCGTTTACAGTATATTCGTTTCAGGCAATAAAGCATTTGACCACAATTGATGGTGGAGCACTTCAAATTTTGGATAATGATTTATATGAGCAAGGAAAAATAATAAGATGGTTTGGGCTTGATAAAAAACTAACCCGTATGGATAATAATATCACTTTTCAGGGATATAAATACCATATGAATAATGTAAATGCGACTATCGGAATTATTCAATTGGAGAATATAGAGAAGTTAGTTCAAAAATACATTGATAATGGAAAATTTTTTGACGAGCATTTAAAAGATGTAAAGGGAGTTGAGTTAGTTAAATATTACCCAAACTCTGAGCCGTCTTATTGGTTATACACCTTAAAAGTTGAAAATCGAAATGGATTTATAAAAATGTTGGCAGAAAACGGTATCATGGCGTCTGAACTTCATAAACGAAATGATTTACATACTTACTTAAATGATTACCCAACAGAATTACCAAATCTAGATTTGTTCTACAGTAAAATGGTACACATTCCTTGTGGTTGGTGGGTTACAGAAGAAGATAGAAACAAAATAATTAAATTGGTAAAGGGTGGCTGGTAATGTAAAAGGTTTGAAATTTTATGGCCCAATTGATGGTTTAAGATTTTTGTTTTTTGATAGTTTTTTTATTTCATGCTAAAGTTCCAGGTTTTTTGATAATCGTTTTTTAAAACATTTAGGTTCTTTGTCTTATGGGTTATATATTTATCATTGGCCAATTATTATTGTGCTAGGTAAGTTATTTAATAATTTTATAACAATAAGTTTAATAGGACTATTTTTAACCTATATCGTGTCTTTTGTATCATTTAACAACCTTGAAAAATACTTTATTAATTTAAAACATAAATTCAATTATTAAAATGATTCCGATTTACAAACCTTACATGCCTGAGAATATTACAGCAGAAATAAATGAAATACTTTATTCTGGACAATTAGGTTATGGAAAGCATGGGAAAATTTTTGAACACAAACTGCAAAATTTTATAGGCTGTGATTATATACTTTCAGTAAGTTCTTACAATATTGCAATGTTAATTGTATTGTCAACTTTAGGATTAAAAGAAAATGATGAAGTAATAGCAAGTCCTGTAAGTTGTTTAGCATCTAATCAACCTTTTGCAGTTAAAGGATTAAAGGTTATATGGGCTGATATAAATCCTGAAACAGGTAGTTTGTGTCCTGATGATGTTAGGTCAAAAATAACAAAAAAAACAAAAGCTATTTTTCATAATCATTTTTGTGGTTATTTGGGAGATATAGATGCAATTAATTCAATTGGTAAGGAGTTTGGTATACCTGTGGTTGATGATGGTATTGAAGCTTTTGCTTCTCAGTACAAAAGCAATAAATTGGGAAATGTGGGAACAGATGTTACTGTTTTCTCTTTTCAAACGGTTAGATTACCTAATACAATTGACGGAGGTGCAATTATTTTTAAAGACAAAGAACTTTATGAAAAAGCTTTATTAATACGAGATTATGGTATTGATAGAAAAAAATTTAGAACAGTTGATGGAGAAATAAATCCTGCTTGCGATATTAAATTAGAAGGTTATGCAGGTTTGATGAGTGAATTAAATTCTTTCATTGGTACAAAACAGATGGAAGATATTGAAAGATTATTGACTTTGCAGAAAAATAATGCTGAAACTTGGAATAAAAAAATAGCACACTTTGAAACAATTCATTCATTGAAATTAACAGGAGATACAATACCGAATTATTGGGTTTATGGTACTTTATGTAAAAATAGACCTGAGGCTATTGAAAATTTCAAAAAAAATGGTTTTTATGCAACAGGTGTTCATATAAACAATAATCTTTACTCTATTTTTCAAGATAAAAACTCTTTAAAAGGAGTTAACCAATTTATGGATCAATTTGTTGCAATTCCAAGCGGATGGTGGTTAAATAATAGTGATATATGAAATTTAATTTTTGTACACAATCTCAATTAACTGAGCAAAATTTAAAAAGTATCGTTAATTTAAAGAAAAAGCATTGGGATTATTCTGAGGAAGAGCATAGAAGATGGATTGACAACAATATTAACATCGAAGATTTCCATGTCTTGATGTTTCAAAATGAGACTCTTGTTGGTTATCTAAATTTAATTAATACAGAGGTAATTTTGAATAATGAGACACATTTTTTTTTAGGAATTGGAAATGTATGCTCTTTAGAAAAAGGATTAGGTTATGGCAAAGAACTACTAGTTGGGATGCAAAAGCACTTAGTTCAAAATAATTTAAAGGGAATTTTGTTCTGCAAAGACAATTTGGTTGATTTTTATAACAAATTTGGATGGAAATTAGTTTCTAAAAATAAAATCGTTTCTGAAAATTTGAAAAATGTGAATGTAATGTTGTACAATATTGATGACGATATTGAATGTGTTGATTACAAAGGAAGAAATTTTTAATAGACTTTTTTAAGATTGCTATTATACTTTGATTTAAGTAGTTTTTTAAAAAAAACTCTCTCGCCAATGATCAAATTTTAGATTAAAAAAATATTTTCAAATCTATTTGTATGTTAAACTTTTATATGTTTTATGACTCACTTTTTTTATCAAATTATTTTGTTTCTCGATTTATAAATGTCGTGACTTTTAATTACATACAGATTAATTTTTTAACATGAGTACAGTTAATAAAAACATAGCAGCGAATTATATAGGTAAATTATGGAGCTTTGCCTCCATTTTTATTTTTATTAGAGTTTATATAGAAATTCTTGGAATCCAATCGTATGCGATTATAAATTTTTATGCTGTTATTTTAGGTCTTTTGGCTTTTGCTGATTCTGGTTTGACAGTAACACTTAATAGAGAACTAGCTAAAGAAAACACAGTTGAAAATAAAGCAAATTTATTATTTACTTTTCAGAGAATTTATTTAGGAATATGTACCTCAGTAGTGCTATTGATTTTGCTGTTTTCGGATTATATTGGACACAATTTTTTAAAATCAAACCTTTACACGCCAATTGAAGTTTCTAACTTGGTTAAATTAATTGGTATAGGTATTGGATTGCAGTTATTTTCGACCCTATATGAGGGTGGTCTGATGGGATTACAAAAGCAAGTTTTAGTTAATAAAATAAATATAATTTGGAGTCTGTTTAGATCTGGGATTGTTATTTTTCCACTATTGTTGCTTCCTTCTCTGAAGGTTTATTTTATATGGCAAATTGTTTGTAATTTGGTTTTGCTAATTGTTTTTAGAGCAAATCTCTGGAATGAATTAAAAACAGATTCTAAAACTGTTTTTTCTAAAGAGTTGCTTAATAATATTTGGAAATTTGCATTAGGAATGATGGGAATTGCTTTTATATCAGCAATTAATATTCAAATTGATAAATTGGTAACTAGTAAAATTTTGGATTTAAAGTCTTTTGGTTATTATTCGTTAGCGACTACTATATCACAAATACCATTATTAGTAGCAACTCCTATTATTGTTGCAATATTTCCTGTTTTTTCTAAGTTAGTTTCTACTAAAAACATTACTGAGAAAACGGCTTATTTTCATAAGTTTGCCTCTATAATTACTATGATTTCTGCTCCAATTGTAGCATGTGTCTTTTTGTATTCTATCCCCTTAGTTACTTTATGGACTGGTGATGTGATAATTGCAAATGCAGTTGATACTACAGTTAAAATTTTGGTTATTGGAGGTTTTTTTTTATGTCTACAATTAATTCCCTATTATATATCACTAGCAAATGGGCATACAAGGACAAATATTATACTTGGTTTTTTGGGATTGTTTGTTATTATTCCTTTAATAATTTTTAGTGTTGATAAATACGGAATGGTTGGAGCAAGTTTTCCTTGGATTCTTGTAAATTTCATTTCTCTGGCAATCATGAGTACTGTTATAATTCATAAGTTTTTACCAAATCAATTTTTAAAATGGTTATTCTATGATGTGCTTATTCCAACCTTTATTACAATAGTTACCGTAACAGTAATTTATTTTTTAACTAATCATTTAGTTGGTAGATACTGGTTTGTTATTGAGATGTGTTTAATTGTAAGCATATCACTAATTTTAAATGTTGTAGTTTATAATAAAATTAACCATAAGGAAAAATTAATAAGTTTTAGTTCTCAAATAAAATAATAATGGCTAATCCATCAGCAGCTTTGCTATCTATAGTAATAGCTACAAAAAACAGAGAGTTTTATTGTATAGAAACTATCAAATCAATTTTATCGTTTAAATCTGATTTGATTCAAATAGCTATTTCTGATAATAGTGATACAAGACAAGTAGAAGTTTTTGTAGATTCTTTAAATGATAAAAATATAGTATATTCTTATAATAATTCAGCTATAAGTTCAATAGATAACTTTAATTATGCTATGGATTTAGCTACTGGTGAATATGTTATTTTACTAGGAGATGATGATTCTGTACATCCAAAAATTATTGAATTGGTTCAATGGGCGAAAGAGAATGATATTGAATCTATTTGCAGTAAAGATACATTTACTTTCTTGTGGCCTGGAGCACATCCGGAATTTCCAGAAGGGTTACTTAAAATTCCTAAAATTCAAAATTCCTATAGCTTAGCTGAACCCAAAAAAGAATTGATTAAACTATTAAAGAACGGTTTAGTTAATTATTTTTTTTATAACGTACCTAAATCATATCATGGCGTTATAAAAAAAAGCGCAATGGATGAGATAAAAAAAATAACGGGTAATTATTATGGAGCCTTAAGTCCAGATATATTTTCTGTAGTGAGTTTATCATTAATTGTGAAAAACCATTGTGTCTTAAATTATCCAATTACTATTGCCGGGGTATGTCCTGCAAGTACTACTTCCGCTCAAATTGTAGGTAGTCATTGTGGCTCATTAGATGAAATGCCTCATCTTAAAAATCGAAAAGATAACTATATATGGGACAGTTTAGTTCCAAAAATTTATAGCGTTTCTACAACATGGGGTGATAGCGGATTAAACGCTTTGACATCAAATAAAAGAGTTGATTTAAAAAAATATTTCAATTATTATCCTCTTATTGCTCAGACGATTATGATGAATAGGAAATATATTCTTAAATTTTCAATTACAAAAACTGAAGAATTCAGAATTGAAAGAAAAGCTAACTTTTTTGTATTTTGGTTTTTAGTTATCTATTATTCCTTTTTATTAATCGTTGAAAAATTAATAAAAACTCTTGGAAGTAAATTTAAAAAAGAAAATTCTCAGTATACCAATATAAATGGATTTGGAGATGTTTATGAAAAAATTGATTTAATACCTTTTTACAATAAATAAGTTTTAAAATCTGTTAATGATGTTTTTTTTTTATTTTTTATACCTAAATTAAGTTTATTAATATTTTTTTTAGATCTGGATGTAATAGTAAATACCAAAAATAATTGATTTTTATACTTATTCTAATAATTAATTTATAGTATTTCTTTAGAACTTCAACATTCAAATATGATTCCAAACGAACTGTATACTCCTGTCTACTATTCTTTACTATTAGTATTTTCATTATTATTTACTTTGCCATTGTTGGAGATAGTAAACTTCAATAACTATCCTAAAATTATTGGAAAATATGGTGTAGTTGTGTTTTTAATGATAACTATTTTGTTTATTGGATTTAGAGATCCTTATGATCAAGAGATATATTTTGGAGATACTATCAGGTATACAGAGTATTATAATGATTTTACATTTCTTGATCAATTTAAAGATATAGGTTATTATTATTATATGTTTTTGTGTAATAAAATTATGGGATTAAATGTTGTTCAATTTTATCTCATGACAGCTTTTTTATATGTATTCTTACAATATTTAGCAGTTAGAAATGTTTTAGAGTCTAATGTTTTTTTTCAGTTTGTTGTTCTATTAAGTAGTATGTCATTTTGGAATTACGGTGTAAACGGAATAAGAACAGGTCTTGCAAGCTCTTTTTTTTTATATGCATTTACAGCAAAAAATAAGTTTTTAAAGTTTACCTTTTTTGCTTTGAGTATAATTATGCATAAATCTTTTTTATTACCATTGCTTGCTTACTTCGTAGCATATTTATTTGGAAGTGTTAAGGGGTACATAAAATGGTGGATAGCCAGTGTTTTTATATCATTACTTATAGGACAAAAGATATTAGATTTTATAAATTCAAATTTGTCTTTTATGTCAAGTGACAATTCTGATGATAGGATTTCTCAATATATGTCAGAAACAAGTAATGATGGAGGAGTCTTTAGGATTGACTTTATAATTTATAGTGCTATTCCTATAGTGTTAGGTTATTATTATATTTTTAAAAAAGAATTTAATAGTAAATTTTATGAAATCTTGTTTAAAACTTATCTAATAACAAACAGTATCTGGGTATTATTAATTTATGCCAATTTCACTAACAGATTTGCATATTTATCTTGGATATTAATGCCTTTTTTGTTAATATATCCAGTTATTAAAGACAGCAATTTAATTAAAAAACAAAATATATTTATATTTTTTTTAATCTTTTGCAATTTGTTATTTACCATTTTAATGTTTATTAAAACTTTCTTTTTATAATGTTAATATCTGTCTTCACTCCAACTTATAATAGGTCTAATTTACTTCCTGATTTATACCAAAGTCTTTTGAGACAAACTTCTAGAAATTTTGAATGGTTGATAGTTGACGATGGTTCAACAGACGATACCTCAATAATTGTTCAAAATTTTATTAAAGAAAATATTCTTAAAATAAATTATATAAAAGTAAATAATGGAGGGAAGCATAGGGCTATAAATATTGGAGCAGATAACTCTATAGGAGAATATATTTTTATTGTTGATAGTGATGACATTTTAGAGTACAATGCAATTGAAATTGGAGAGAAATATTTAACTGCAATTGATTCTAATTTAGCTGGTGTGGTTTTTAGATTGAAGTATAAAGATGGCAGTTTAGTTGGAGAAAAACTACCATTTGAAGAAAAAATTACTTCTTATTTTGATGTTAGATATAATTTAGGATATAATGTAGATTTTAAAGAGTTTACAAGAACTGAAATTTTGCGAAATTATAAATACCCTGATTATGAAAATGAAAAATTCTGTTCTGAAGCATTAGTTTGGAATAGAATATCAGAAGATTATGATTTTTTATTTGTAGATAAAGCCATATATATATGTGAATATCTACAAGAGGGCTTGTCAGCAAATATAATTTTGAACAGACGCAAGAGTAGTAGCTATGCTATGGATGTATATGCTGAGCTATACAACAATAAAAAAGTCCCTTTAAAAACGAAATTGAAATCGCTAATTAATTTCTGGAGATTTGGATGGTACAATAATAAAAGCTTTAAAAGTAAATGGAAGCTTTTACAATATAATATTTTACCGCTGATGCTTTATCCAGTAGGTTGTTTAATGATTTTAAAGGATGAATTAGAAATGAAAAATAAATAATGAAAATTACTATTTTATTCTTAGGAAAAGTAGGCGCAGGACCTAGATACACACTTGAAATGGCTAAAGCTTTAAGTGAAAAACCTAATATTGAATTACAAATTATATTATCAAGTCTAATAGATAATCATGATGATTGGCTTAAAATAGAGAAAAAAGGAAATGTCAAAATCACATATTTTAATACTTACAAAAATAAAGTTGAATTTTTGTTTGCATTTATAAATTTATTTAAATCGTATAAAATATCTAGATGTATAAAAAAATTCAATCCAATCGTTCTCTATATTCCTATGATTAGCCTTTTAAATCCAGGAGTGCTACTTTTTTTAAGAAAAATTAATATTTATTACACTTTACATGATCCTATTGAGCATGTTGGCGAAGCTAATTTTTTTGTAGAATTAATAAGAAAATTTGAAATTAAAAAAGCGAAGAAAATAATATTATTAAATGTTTTCTTTAAAAGATATGTTTGTGATTTTTACAAGAAGCAAGAGGAAGATATAATGTATGTTCCACATGCTGCTTTTTTTTCAAATGAAGAAGTTACTTCAAATAATTGTTTCTTAGATAAAATTCTATTCGTTGGTAGAATCGAAGAGTATAAGGGAATTGGCCTTCTTTTAGACGCCTTCTCTGAAGCTATAAAATTACGTCCGAATTTGAAGCTTACGATTGCAGGTAGAGGTGAGCTTAGTCCTTATTTAGATAAAATTTCTAAGTTATCGGATAATATTGAAATTATTAATAGATGGTTAAAAGATGAAGAAGTAGAACAGTTGATAAAAAATCATGACTTTGTTATTTTACCATATATTGATGCTAGTCAATCTGGTGTTGTGCCTGTGGTATTTGCAAATAAGAGAACTGTTATTGCTACCAATAAGGGCGCATTAGCTGAGCAAATTCCTAATGGACTGGGATTTGTTGTAGAACCTAACCATTTAGATATTTCAAAGAAAATCTGTGAAATTTATGATGATGGTTTTTCTAACTTAGCTTTTATGAATGAAAAAGCTTATCAATACGCCATTAAAAATTTGACATGGCAATCATCTGCTGAAACATTGATAAGCCATTTTAATAATGAATATTACAGATAATGAATAAAATTCTTATTGTTATAACAGATTATGGTAGTTTCAATAATTTTCTTGCAGAAATTGCTGTCCAGCTAAGTTTAAATAATGAAATCCATATTGTTTGTTCACCTTCGAACGTAATCAATATTGTAGATAAATTTAATTATAATGATTATAATTTAACATTTCACTTTATTGATATTCCTAGGTCTACGTCAATTGCAAAGTTAATTAAGGCCGGACTTAAGATAAATGAGTTAATAAGAAAAAATAAAATTAATTTTGTCTATGCACATTTTACTACAGGAATATTTCCAGTAGTGCTACTGAAGAGCAAACACGTAGAGTACTGGGGAACTTTTCATGGATTAGGAATGAATGCAAGCGCTGGATTAAGAAAAGTTATGTTTGGTATTGTTGAAATGTTTTGTTTTTTAAGGCTTGATAGAATATTTCTTATAAACAATAAAGATTACAATTTGGTATCTAATATTTTTAAAAATAAAACTTATAAATATCAATCGTATGGAGTAGGATGTGATATAGATAAATTTGATAGTAATAAATTTCAATTAATAGATAAGAAAAACATAATAGAGGAACTAAAAATAGAAAATAAGTTTGTAATTACTTTTACAGGTAGATTTGTAGAATTCAAAGGTTTTGATTTAGTGTATCGCAGTTTCGTGAAATTAAATGATAGATATCCAGGTAAATTTTCATTATTATTAATTGGTGGAAAAGATCCAATACATTCATCAGGTCTTACAGCAGAAGAAGAGACATTTGTAAAAAATAACAAAAATATTATTAATGTTGGGTATACTTCAGAAGTAGAGAAATATTTAAAAGTTTCTGATGTTTTTTTATTTCCAAGTAAAAAAGAAGGACTACCAGTTTGTATTGTTGAAGCCCTTTCTATGGGTGTTCCAGTTGTAACATTGGACGAAAGGGGAAATGCTGATGTAGTAAAAGATAACTATAATGGATACTTAATCAAATCAATTTCAAAAGACAATGATATTAATGAAATTGTAGCAAAAATTGAATATTTATACAAGGATAATAATACTCTTAAACTTTTGTCTTCAAATTGCTTGATTGATAGAGAGAAATATTCGAGATCATTTTTTGTTCATGAGCAGATAAGCCTTATCAATGATTACAGAAGAAAAAAAATAGTTTAATTTTAATGAATAAAATATTAATTACAGGTAAATCCGGGTTTGTTGCTACAAATCTTTCTAGGTACTTAAACGAAAATGGTCATAATGTTGATTCTATTTCTTTAAGAGACTCAGATTGGAAATTGAATTCTGAAGCTAAAGCTATTATTCATTTAGCGGGTAAAGCTCATGATACAAAAAACACAAGTGATGCTTCTGAATATTTTAGAATAAATTCAGATCTTACTAAAGATTTGTTTGAATCCTTTTTAGATAGTCCTATCCAAAATTTTATATACTTTAGTAGCGTTAAAGCTGTTGCAGATACCGTTACAGATGTTTTAAATGAAGAAATAAGCCCAAATCCTAGTACACCTTACGGGCAATCTAAGTTAAAGGCTGAAGAATACATTTTGTCACGAGAAATTCCAAACGGAAAAAGAGTCTTTATAATAAGACCATGTATGATTCACGGCCCAGGAAACAAAGGAAATTTAAATTTACTATTTAATGTAGTAAAGAAGGGAATA from Flavobacterium sp. YJ01 carries:
- a CDS encoding polysaccharide biosynthesis protein codes for the protein MFKDKILLITGGTGSFGNAMLKGFLNSDLKEIRIFSRDEKKQEDMRIHYKNDKLNFVIGDIRDFNSINAAMNGVNFVFHAAALKQVPSCEFYPMQAVQTNIIGAENVLEAAARNNVERVVVLSTDKAVYPINAMGISKAFMEKLAVSKARDLRVKNIDAIYTATRYGNVMCSRGSIIPLFVKQIKEGKPLTITNPKMTRFMMSLNDSVDLVMFAFLKGNPGDIFVQKSPASTIEDLAQALKELFNANNEIKIIGERHSEKMYETLCAKEEMAKAEDLGNFYRIPADFRDLNYTKYVQEDGPKLVSTEYNSDNTTRLSVEELKKLLLTLDYVQDELASHNQ
- a CDS encoding DegT/DnrJ/EryC1/StrS family aminotransferase; its protein translation is MLPLVKTSIPDREILMPRLEEVLYSGYVAQGDVVEEFERKFEEYIGGGNTLSLNSGTAALHIALILAGVQEGDEVISTALTAEPTNVAIKMVGAKVRWADVDYSTGNISADSIEKVISSKTKAIIVVDYAGIPVDVKRIQELSEKYKIPVIEDAAHALGAKYNNKKTGNHFPFTVYSFQAIKHLTTIDGGALQILDNDLYEQGKIIRWFGLDKKLTRMDNNITFQGYKYHMNNVNATIGIIQLENIEKLVQKYIDNGKFFDEHLKDVKGVELVKYYPNSEPSYWLYTLKVENRNGFIKMLAENGIMASELHKRNDLHTYLNDYPTELPNLDLFYSKMVHIPCGWWVTEEDRNKIIKLVKGGW
- a CDS encoding DegT/DnrJ/EryC1/StrS family aminotransferase, with the translated sequence MPENITAEINEILYSGQLGYGKHGKIFEHKLQNFIGCDYILSVSSYNIAMLIVLSTLGLKENDEVIASPVSCLASNQPFAVKGLKVIWADINPETGSLCPDDVRSKITKKTKAIFHNHFCGYLGDIDAINSIGKEFGIPVVDDGIEAFASQYKSNKLGNVGTDVTVFSFQTVRLPNTIDGGAIIFKDKELYEKALLIRDYGIDRKKFRTVDGEINPACDIKLEGYAGLMSELNSFIGTKQMEDIERLLTLQKNNAETWNKKIAHFETIHSLKLTGDTIPNYWVYGTLCKNRPEAIENFKKNGFYATGVHINNNLYSIFQDKNSLKGVNQFMDQFVAIPSGWWLNNSDI
- a CDS encoding GNAT family N-acetyltransferase; the encoded protein is MKFNFCTQSQLTEQNLKSIVNLKKKHWDYSEEEHRRWIDNNINIEDFHVLMFQNETLVGYLNLINTEVILNNETHFFLGIGNVCSLEKGLGYGKELLVGMQKHLVQNNLKGILFCKDNLVDFYNKFGWKLVSKNKIVSENLKNVNVMLYNIDDDIECVDYKGRNF
- a CDS encoding oligosaccharide flippase family protein — translated: MSTVNKNIAANYIGKLWSFASIFIFIRVYIEILGIQSYAIINFYAVILGLLAFADSGLTVTLNRELAKENTVENKANLLFTFQRIYLGICTSVVLLILLFSDYIGHNFLKSNLYTPIEVSNLVKLIGIGIGLQLFSTLYEGGLMGLQKQVLVNKINIIWSLFRSGIVIFPLLLLPSLKVYFIWQIVCNLVLLIVFRANLWNELKTDSKTVFSKELLNNIWKFALGMMGIAFISAINIQIDKLVTSKILDLKSFGYYSLATTISQIPLLVATPIIVAIFPVFSKLVSTKNITEKTAYFHKFASIITMISAPIVACVFLYSIPLVTLWTGDVIIANAVDTTVKILVIGGFFLCLQLIPYYISLANGHTRTNIILGFLGLFVIIPLIIFSVDKYGMVGASFPWILVNFISLAIMSTVIIHKFLPNQFLKWLFYDVLIPTFITIVTVTVIYFLTNHLVGRYWFVIEMCLIVSISLILNVVVYNKINHKEKLISFSSQIK
- a CDS encoding glycosyltransferase, whose translation is MANPSAALLSIVIATKNREFYCIETIKSILSFKSDLIQIAISDNSDTRQVEVFVDSLNDKNIVYSYNNSAISSIDNFNYAMDLATGEYVILLGDDDSVHPKIIELVQWAKENDIESICSKDTFTFLWPGAHPEFPEGLLKIPKIQNSYSLAEPKKELIKLLKNGLVNYFFYNVPKSYHGVIKKSAMDEIKKITGNYYGALSPDIFSVVSLSLIVKNHCVLNYPITIAGVCPASTTSAQIVGSHCGSLDEMPHLKNRKDNYIWDSLVPKIYSVSTTWGDSGLNALTSNKRVDLKKYFNYYPLIAQTIMMNRKYILKFSITKTEEFRIERKANFFVFWFLVIYYSFLLIVEKLIKTLGSKFKKENSQYTNINGFGDVYEKIDLIPFYNK
- a CDS encoding EpsG family protein, whose translation is MIPNELYTPVYYSLLLVFSLLFTLPLLEIVNFNNYPKIIGKYGVVVFLMITILFIGFRDPYDQEIYFGDTIRYTEYYNDFTFLDQFKDIGYYYYMFLCNKIMGLNVVQFYLMTAFLYVFLQYLAVRNVLESNVFFQFVVLLSSMSFWNYGVNGIRTGLASSFFLYAFTAKNKFLKFTFFALSIIMHKSFLLPLLAYFVAYLFGSVKGYIKWWIASVFISLLIGQKILDFINSNLSFMSSDNSDDRISQYMSETSNDGGVFRIDFIIYSAIPIVLGYYYIFKKEFNSKFYEILFKTYLITNSIWVLLIYANFTNRFAYLSWILMPFLLIYPVIKDSNLIKKQNIFIFFLIFCNLLFTILMFIKTFFL
- a CDS encoding glycosyltransferase family A protein, whose product is MRQTSRNFEWLIVDDGSTDDTSIIVQNFIKENILKINYIKVNNGGKHRAINIGADNSIGEYIFIVDSDDILEYNAIEIGEKYLTAIDSNLAGVVFRLKYKDGSLVGEKLPFEEKITSYFDVRYNLGYNVDFKEFTRTEILRNYKYPDYENEKFCSEALVWNRISEDYDFLFVDKAIYICEYLQEGLSANIILNRRKSSSYAMDVYAELYNNKKVPLKTKLKSLINFWRFGWYNNKSFKSKWKLLQYNILPLMLYPVGCLMILKDELEMKNK
- a CDS encoding glycosyltransferase family 4 protein, whose product is MKITILFLGKVGAGPRYTLEMAKALSEKPNIELQIILSSLIDNHDDWLKIEKKGNVKITYFNTYKNKVEFLFAFINLFKSYKISRCIKKFNPIVLYIPMISLLNPGVLLFLRKINIYYTLHDPIEHVGEANFFVELIRKFEIKKAKKIILLNVFFKRYVCDFYKKQEEDIMYVPHAAFFSNEEVTSNNCFLDKILFVGRIEEYKGIGLLLDAFSEAIKLRPNLKLTIAGRGELSPYLDKISKLSDNIEIINRWLKDEEVEQLIKNHDFVILPYIDASQSGVVPVVFANKRTVIATNKGALAEQIPNGLGFVVEPNHLDISKKICEIYDDGFSNLAFMNEKAYQYAIKNLTWQSSAETLISHFNNEYYR